The sequence TTGGTGGCATGGTTGGCTCAGGTTTGCTTCCAATGAAAAAAGGTAAAGATGGCCTTTGGTCGTTAACAACCGAAGCACTGGAATCGGAGCTGTACAGTTATATGTTTATGGTGGATGGAAATGCCACTATCGATCCGAACAATCCATACGTATTTCGTGATTTTGCCACGGTAAGCAATGTTTTTATTGTAGGAAATGGTAAAGGCGATTTGTACAAAGTACACGATGTGGCGCATGGTACGGTAACACATCGCTGGTACAATTCCGAGAAATTGGGAATGGATCGCAGACTAAATGTATACACACCGGCAGGTTATGAAAGTTCGACTAAAAAATATCCGGTGTTGTACTTGTTACACGGCGCAGGAGGCGATGAAGATGAGTGGGTAAGTTTTGGTCGTGCCACACAAATTATGGATAACCTGATTGCCCAGGGAAAAGCAGAGCCAATGATCGTGGTTATGACCAACGGCCATGCCGGAATGGAAGCAGCACCGGGCGAAAGTAGCTGGGGATTTTACAAACCAAAACATTTAACATCGGGAACCATGGATGGCGTTTTTGAGGACAGCTTTATGGAAATCGTAAATTTTGTTGAAAGCAACTATCGTGTTATGGCTGATAAATCGCACCGCGCAATTGCAGGTTTGTCGATGGGCGGTTTCCATTCGATGCATATTTCAAGATACTACGAAAATACCTTCGATTATGTGGGGTTGTTTTCAGCCGCACTTATCGATAGGGAAGATGCAACCAATAAAATTTATTCGAATATCGACGAGACATTAAAAAAACAAATTGAGAACGGCGTAAAACTGTATTGGACAGGTATCGGTACCGAGGATTTCTTGTATGATGCAAATAAAGAGTTCAGAGCGAAACTGGATAAGCTGGGAATGAAATATACGTATATGGAAACCGGCGACGGACATATCTGGAAAAACTGGCGTGTATATTTAAGCGAATTTGCACCACTTTTATTTAAATAAGTTTTAACTAAACCAAATAATAAAATACTATGAAAAACACATTTTTAGCGGTTTTAACACCTGTATTGGCAGCGATTTTATTCGTGTCGTGCGGACAATCATCAGCACCAAAAAAGACTTTAGCACCGGAAGATCTGGCGGTAAAAGTTGACAAAAACCAGCAGACGAGAGTGTTGATTACTACAGATTTAGAAGTTGATGACATGAACGGCGTTCTTTTGAGCCTGATGTATGCCGATCAATATGACCTTGCCGGTATCGTGTGGTCGGCAGGCATGTATCATTTCCAGGGCGACGGTGGCAAGCATACGCTCGGGGAGATCACACCAAATTTCAGGTGTAGTGCCCAACATTGCGAGCATCGCGTGGAAAAACCAGCCGATCTTACGGAGTATCGTCCGGTTGATCCTACATGGCTCGACCGTATTTTGGATTATTACGAAGCCGATTATAAATTGATGAGCAAGAACAATCCGAATTACCCGACACCTGAGCATATGAGGAGTATTACCAAAGTCGGTAATATCGAATTCGAAGGTGATTACCGTTTCGAAACCGATGGTTCTAAATTTATCGAGGAATGTATTATGGACGATGATATGCGTCCGTTGTACATCCAGCATTGGGGCGGAATAAACACTACGGTACGTGCGCTGTACTCTATTTACGAGAAGTACCACGGCACGCCGGAGTGGGAGCAGGTGCTTGCAAAAGTAACCACCAAACTTCGTATCGGTGGTGATGGCGAAGACAATTGCCGTGCCGACAGTAACATCGACGAGATGTTCCCCGGCCTGCAAAATGGTGGCTACGGAGGTGGCTTCTTCAGTTATGGTTCGTTCTTTGCATCGAGCTACAACTCTCCACTACGCGCCGATGATGAACTTCAGCCTTACCTTCATGCCGATTTCATTTTGGATGCCTACAAAGAGGACCACGGAAAACTCTGTGAGGAGATTTGGCTGTATGGCGAAGGCCGTGCTATTTATGGCGAACCGATTATTTACAACTATGGATTGATAACTTATATGGATTGGGCAAAATCGGCCGAACTCGGTTGGGGACCGGCCAATCTTGCGGATTATCCACGTGTTGACTTTAAACCTTACGA comes from uncultured Draconibacterium sp. and encodes:
- a CDS encoding alpha/beta hydrolase-fold protein, with the translated sequence MKRIIVMMSLFVVMFAINANAQQNLFGGQDFESAVVNDDNSVTFRFLAPDAKEVAVAGDFASVAEENPIGGMVGSGLLPMKKGKDGLWSLTTEALESELYSYMFMVDGNATIDPNNPYVFRDFATVSNVFIVGNGKGDLYKVHDVAHGTVTHRWYNSEKLGMDRRLNVYTPAGYESSTKKYPVLYLLHGAGGDEDEWVSFGRATQIMDNLIAQGKAEPMIVVMTNGHAGMEAAPGESSWGFYKPKHLTSGTMDGVFEDSFMEIVNFVESNYRVMADKSHRAIAGLSMGGFHSMHISRYYENTFDYVGLFSAALIDREDATNKIYSNIDETLKKQIENGVKLYWTGIGTEDFLYDANKEFRAKLDKLGMKYTYMETGDGHIWKNWRVYLSEFAPLLFK
- a CDS encoding nucleoside hydrolase-like domain-containing protein; its protein translation is MKNTFLAVLTPVLAAILFVSCGQSSAPKKTLAPEDLAVKVDKNQQTRVLITTDLEVDDMNGVLLSLMYADQYDLAGIVWSAGMYHFQGDGGKHTLGEITPNFRCSAQHCEHRVEKPADLTEYRPVDPTWLDRILDYYEADYKLMSKNNPNYPTPEHMRSITKVGNIEFEGDYRFETDGSKFIEECIMDDDMRPLYIQHWGGINTTVRALYSIYEKYHGTPEWEQVLAKVTTKLRIGGDGEDNCRADSNIDEMFPGLQNGGYGGGFFSYGSFFASSYNSPLRADDELQPYLHADFILDAYKEDHGKLCEEIWLYGEGRAIYGEPIIYNYGLITYMDWAKSAELGWGPANLADYPRVDFKPYDWSICQFGCASFINIGLRSDVTNSGRQFFGPTPETFKKSNHYTIVMWEELAARADWAICEPQDCNHAPIVTADELDFAASPGQTVSLSGNAKDPDGDTLVEKWWVPAFSCTYMDGKAEGLAVSSETGWNIEFTIPADAKAGDKFIVNLEVKDDATRPMTRFAQYVITVS